A single genomic interval of Siphonobacter curvatus harbors:
- a CDS encoding helix-turn-helix domain-containing protein: protein MTVESLEIEKFIVKHLCLQPSNTEDTSCCVFSVSECLKPIDAVKLNFHLVILCAAGKGEVVVGHHNFLIESNTVSIIPTSTVFSIRQISKDFDACFLLFKPDFVKNGFVKSEIMEELLYINPDYPPIFGLNQEEFNDTYYKFKKIKQEIESHSAFCLDVSRLYVLQILYDYNRVCELCLLNSDKSINRQYQVMYEFRKSVDTHFHQLKSVKEYADLMCLSPKYVSECVKNQTGLSALTLIQNRIMLEAELLLKYSQLSIKCISDQLGFASTSAFSRFFKGIKGMSPVHYQNKQEN, encoded by the coding sequence ATGACTGTAGAATCCTTAGAAATTGAAAAATTCATTGTAAAGCACCTATGTCTTCAGCCGAGTAATACAGAAGACACCAGTTGTTGTGTTTTTTCTGTAAGTGAATGTCTAAAACCTATTGATGCAGTTAAATTAAATTTTCATTTAGTCATTCTGTGTGCAGCGGGTAAAGGTGAGGTTGTGGTCGGTCATCACAATTTTTTGATAGAATCTAATACCGTTTCTATTATCCCAACCTCTACCGTTTTTTCCATTCGACAAATTTCTAAAGATTTTGATGCTTGCTTTTTACTATTCAAGCCTGATTTTGTAAAGAATGGTTTTGTAAAAAGCGAAATTATGGAAGAACTCTTGTATATCAATCCTGACTATCCTCCCATATTTGGTTTAAATCAAGAGGAGTTTAATGATACTTATTATAAATTCAAAAAAATAAAACAAGAAATAGAAAGTCACTCAGCTTTTTGTCTTGATGTTTCAAGATTGTATGTACTGCAGATACTTTACGATTACAACAGAGTATGTGAACTATGCTTATTGAATTCCGATAAATCAATTAACAGGCAGTATCAGGTCATGTATGAGTTTAGAAAATCAGTAGATACACATTTTCATCAATTAAAGTCAGTTAAAGAATATGCAGACTTAATGTGTCTGTCTCCTAAATATGTCAGTGAGTGTGTGAAAAACCAAACAGGGCTATCAGCTCTTACGCTCATTCAAAATCGAATTATGCTGGAAGCGGAGTTGCTTTTAAAATATTCACAGCTTTCTATTAAATGTATTTCTGATCAATTAGGTTTCGCTTCTACTTCTGCGTTCTCTCGCTTTTTTAAGGGAATAAAAGGCATGTCACCTGTGCATTATCAGAACAAACAGGAAAATTGA
- the catB gene encoding type B chloramphenicol O-acetyltransferase — MENFFDSPFKGKIIKDHIKNPNIIAGKYSYYSGYYHGHSFDECARYLLPDREDVDKLIIGSYCSIGSGVSFIMAGNQGHRHDWVSTFPFFYMSEVEYFKSAIDGFKNAGDTVVGNDVWIGSEAMIMPGVTIGDGAVIGSRALITRDVEPYGIVGGNPAKLIKKRFLEDHIEKLIEMQWWNWDDEVLSNAIPILCSNNIDNLYDFYKTYKGLTGQSSNI; from the coding sequence ATGGAGAATTTCTTCGACAGCCCTTTCAAAGGAAAAATTATAAAGGACCATATCAAAAACCCAAATATAATCGCGGGTAAATATTCGTACTATTCAGGATACTACCACGGCCATTCTTTTGATGAATGTGCAAGATATTTATTGCCCGACAGGGAAGATGTCGATAAGTTGATTATTGGTTCTTATTGTTCAATAGGTAGCGGTGTAAGTTTTATTATGGCAGGAAACCAGGGGCATCGACACGATTGGGTATCGACTTTCCCTTTTTTTTATATGTCAGAAGTCGAGTATTTTAAAAGTGCTATTGATGGATTCAAAAATGCTGGAGATACAGTAGTAGGAAACGATGTATGGATTGGCAGTGAAGCGATGATTATGCCAGGTGTTACCATTGGAGACGGAGCTGTAATTGGTAGTAGAGCCTTGATTACCAGAGATGTAGAGCCTTACGGAATTGTTGGTGGTAATCCGGCAAAACTGATAAAAAAAAGGTTTTTGGAAGATCACATAGAGAAGCTAATAGAGATGCAGTGGTGGAATTGGGATGATGAAGTATTAAGTAATGCAATACCCATACTTTGCTCTAATAATATCGATAACCTGTATGATTTTTATAAAACTTATAAGGGGTTGACAGGACAATCTTCGAACATCTGA